The DNA segment GATACTGACAGGTGATAAGGGTTCCGTGTGAGTTGCGTATTCATTTTCCAACACGTCCCATGCTTCATATTTTTTAAGCCAGTCCTCAAAAGAATCCGAAGATTTTGCGAGGGCTACGCTTGAAGTCAAGCTCCAAGCCAAAAGGGGTACCAAGAGTATGCCAGTGATTTTAAAATTCATTTGCAAACCTGTAATGTCATCGTTAGTAGGTCATTGATCCTGTATTGATAGTGTAATGTATCAGGCCTCAACAGAACTCTCAATCGTCATAAATTAAATAAGATTCGTGGTTTCGAATAAGCTTATTTTTTAAAGTTTACATAATTTACATTATGAGACAATCGTTTAAGTGTCTTAAATTAAACAATTAAATCAAAAACACTTAGGTTTTAATTTTTCGGGTTGCTCACTTACTGATAAGCTTTCGGTCTATTTTATCTGTTTTTTGTATTAATTGATGTCAGTAAATATTAGTTTTCTAAAATATGCTGTTTAAACAGATGTTTAAACAGCTCGAATAAATACAAACTTGCTCAAACTTTGGCTCCTATGTATGTTTCTTCTCCAATGTTCTCTATTTCAACCTATGAAGATAAACACACATCATATGAATGGATATTTCATCACTGGAACTGACACGGGTGTCGGTAAAACAAATGTCACTGCTGCTCTACTTCGCTGCTTCTTGGATGCTGGCCATAATGCTCTTGCGATCAAACCTATTCAAACAGGATGTCGAAAGACTGTTGATGGGTTCATTGCAGAAGATGTCGAGACTTACGCGCAGTTTACTGAAAGCTATTTTCCAAAAGGCTATCCTGATGCTTGTTGTCGAAAATTCCATCCTGCTTGTTCCCCTCATCTTGCGGCTCAACTGGTGGAAGAAGAATTGGATGTTGAAAAGCTCACTTATGACATAAAACAACTTTCTGCAGATAAACAGCTTGTTCTCGTTGAAGGCGCTGGCGGTGCCCTCGTGCCTCTTGGCCAGGGGGAAACCTTACTAGATCTTATGGAACGACTTGCCCTTCCCGTAATTTTGGTTGCAGACAACCGATTGGGAGTCGTGAACCATGCGCTTATGACAGTTAAAGCCATTCGTGAACGTGGTCTTACCCTTGCAGGTATCGTGATGACAAATACTTCCCCTGTTCAGGATGATGCTTATCTGAGGCAAAACAACATTGAGACGATCGCTGAATATGGTGATGTCTCCATTCTTGCTGAGATTCCATATTTCACGAGAGAAAAACGTGCGATATCTATAATTCATCACACGAAAAAAATAGTTGCAGCACTAGAAAAAAAAACAACAGATGATATTGACTGTGTAAAAGCTGAAGTGGATTTTGACCAGAGGTACATCTGGCACCCATATACTTCCGCTCTTAATCCTTTACCGAGTGTCAAGGTCCATGGCACACGGGGAACAAAAATTATACTGGAAGATGGAGCAGAATTAATTGATGGTATGGCCTCATGGTGGTGTGCTATCCATGGTTATGGACATCCTAAGCTCAAAAGTGCTCTCCGCTTCCAACTGGGGAGAATGTCGCATGTTATGTTCGGAGGGTTGACTCATGATCCAGCCATTAAGCTCTGTCGTAATCTACAGAAAATGACACCGGATGGCCTTGATCATGTTTTTCTCGCAGATTCCGGTTCGGTAAGTGTAGAAGTTGCCATAAAAATGGCATTGCAATACATGCAGGCGGATGGTCAGAAAAAGAGAACAAAGCTTTTTACAATACGTGGTGGATACCATGGTGACACCTCTGGGGCCATGTCTGTATGTGACCCAACAGGAGGTATGCATCACCTTTTTTCAAGTCTACTCCCCCAACAGATCTTTGCATCACGTCCATCTTGTGGGTTTGATGATGAGTTTTTCCCTGCCTGCCTTGATGAAGCCAGAGAGATAATCAGTAAACATGAAGCTGAACTTGCCGCGATAATTCTTGAACCTATCGTTCAAGGAGCTGGCGGGATGTATTTTTACCATCCACAGTATCTGTCTGGATTGCGAGCCCTCGCGAATGAATTTGGAATACTTCTTATTCTTGATGAAATAGCTACCGGATTTGGAAGGACAGGAAAGCTCTTTGCATGCGAATGGAGTGATGTCATTCCGGATAT comes from the Pseudodesulfovibrio piezophilus C1TLV30 genome and includes:
- the bioA gene encoding adenosylmethionine--8-amino-7-oxononanoate transaminase — translated: MNGYFITGTDTGVGKTNVTAALLRCFLDAGHNALAIKPIQTGCRKTVDGFIAEDVETYAQFTESYFPKGYPDACCRKFHPACSPHLAAQLVEEELDVEKLTYDIKQLSADKQLVLVEGAGGALVPLGQGETLLDLMERLALPVILVADNRLGVVNHALMTVKAIRERGLTLAGIVMTNTSPVQDDAYLRQNNIETIAEYGDVSILAEIPYFTREKRAISIIHHTKKIVAALEKKTTDDIDCVKAEVDFDQRYIWHPYTSALNPLPSVKVHGTRGTKIILEDGAELIDGMASWWCAIHGYGHPKLKSALRFQLGRMSHVMFGGLTHDPAIKLCRNLQKMTPDGLDHVFLADSGSVSVEVAIKMALQYMQADGQKKRTKLFTIRGGYHGDTSGAMSVCDPTGGMHHLFSSLLPQQIFASRPSCGFDDEFFPACLDEAREIISKHEAELAAIILEPIVQGAGGMYFYHPQYLSGLRALANEFGILLILDEIATGFGRTGKLFACEWSDVIPDIMCVGKALTGGTMTLAATLATHEVAATISRDGGVFMHGPTFMANPLACAVANASLEILQTTNWADLVNNIEGWLKEALTPCRRLSAVKDVRVLGAIGVVELNSTVDVEKLQSFFIKRGVWLRPFGKLIYTMPPYTMSHDEIKTLGTAIFDAISTNAHVEGN